One window of the Cryptomeria japonica chromosome 7, Sugi_1.0, whole genome shotgun sequence genome contains the following:
- the LOC131074291 gene encoding conserved oligomeric Golgi complex subunit 4 isoform X2, with the protein MGMAYAGLDNEQEKGGAMLIDFGAPDTVEQIKNLTDVSAMKRFLHECIAYQRNIDAELETLLSQRHELEKKLSGLQKSSEVLEIVKSDSDQMLLSVCSTCDLADHVSGKVRELDLAQSRVQSTLTRIDDIVERGNCIDGAKQALESEDYEGAAKYVETFMKLDDKYGDSNVMGSGGRETATEQTNQLLESKQKLESIVKKKISSAIEERDHPSILRFIKLFPALGLEEEGLQLYVSYLRKDVALRSRLEFEGLMEMAEQSMGQAGAQTQADFVGCLTNLFKDIVLAIEGNDEILRSLCGEDGIVHAIWELQEECNSRGSVILKKYMDYRKLARLASEINSQNNSLISVVGAQEGPDPREIEMYLEEILSLTQLSEDYTQFMMTKLREVGSVDAQLSPRATNTFRSGAFSRAAKELTGYYIILEEFFMVENVRKAIKIDEFIPDGLTTSMVDDVFYVLQSCCRRATSTSSVQSVLAVFNGAINVLNNEFTEALQRKTREPNLGSKLFLGGVGVSKIGTEIATALNNLDVSSEYVLKLRHEIEEYCAEAFPAPADREKVKSCLSELAETNNAFKQVLNAGLEQLASSITPRLRPILDTAATISYELSEMQYAENEINDPWVQKILHAVELNVTWLQTAMTTNNYDSLVHLIIDFIVKRLEVIMTQKRFNQLGGLQLDRDARTLVGHFSSMTQRTVRDKFARLTQMATILNLEKVSEILDYWGENSGPMTWRLTPAEVRRILSLRVDFKPEAIAALKL; encoded by the exons ATGGGGATGGCATATGCAGGATTAGATAATGAGCAGGAAAAAGGAGGGGCTATGTTAATTGACTTTGGAGCACCAGACACAGTAGAGCAAATCAAAAACCTCACAGATGTGAGTGCTATGAAACGTTTCCTACATGAATGCATTGCATATCAAAGGAACATTGATGCAGAGTTGGAAACTCTACTATCACAACGCCATGAGCTGGAGAAGAAGCTAAGTGGTCTACAGAAATCTTCTGAGGTACTGGAGATTGTGAAGTCTGATTCAGACCAAATGCTACTAAGCGTATGTTCTACTTGTGATCTTGCTGATCATGTCAGTGGCAAGGTGAGAGAGCTAGATCTTGCACAATCACGAGTTCAGTCCACTTTAACAAGAATTGATGACATTGTGGAAAGGGGAAATTGTATTGACGGTGCTAAACAGGCACTTGAATCTGAGGATTACGAGGGTGCTGCCAAATATGTGGAGACATTCATGAAACTTGATGACAAGTATGGTGATTCTAATGTCATGGGTTCAGGAGGCAGGGAGACTGCAACAGAGCAGACTAACCAGCTTCTGGAGTCTAAGCAAAAACTGGAGAGTATAGTCAAGAAAAAAATCTCCTCTGCCATTGAAGAGAGGGATCACCCTTCCATTCTGAGATTTATCAAGCTCTTCCCTGCTTTGGGTCTCGAGGAAGAAGGGTTGCAGTTGTATGTTTCATACCTAAGAAAAGATGTTGCTTTAAGGTCCAGATTAGAGTTTGAAGGTTTAATGGAAATGGCAGAGCAGTCCATGGGGCAAGCAGGGGCGCAGACCCAGGCTGACTTTGTTGGCTGTTTGACAAATCTTTTCAAGGATATTGTGTTGGCAATTGAAGGGAATGATGAGATTTTGAGGAGTCTTTGTGGTGAAGATGGAATTGTACATGCAATCTGGGAACTGCAGGAAGAATGTAATTCAAGAGGTTCTGTAATTTTGAAGAAGTACATGGATTATAGAAAACTAGCAAGGTTAGCATCAGAGATCAATTCACAGAATAACAGTTTGATATCAGTAGTAGGAGCACAAGAAGGGCCGGATCCCAGAGAGATTGAAATGTACCTGGAGGAAATACTTTCATTAACTCAGTTAAGTGAAGACTATACTCAATTTATGATGACCAAGTTGAGGGAAGTTGGATCTGTTGATGCCCAGCTGAGTCCTCGAGCTACCAACACATTTAGAAGTGGGGCATTCAGTCGAGCTGCAAAGGAATTGACAGGGTATTATATTATCCTTGAGGAGTTTTTCATGGTAGAGAACGTGAGGAAGGCTATCAAGATTGATGAGTTTATTCCTGACGGCCTCACCACTTCAATGGTGGATGATGTATTTTATGTTCTGCAGAGTTGTTGCAGAAGGGCTACATCTACTTCTAGTGTTCAGTCTGTACTTGCAGTTTTTAATGGAGCTATTAATGTGCTGAATAACGAGTTCACAGAGGCTTTACAGAGGAAGACAAGAGAACCAAACCTCGGTAGCAAACTGTTTTTAGGGGGTGTAGGGGTATCCAAAATAGGCACAGAAATTGCAACTGCTTTAAATAATCTGGATGTTAGCAGTGAGTATGTTCTGAAGCTCAGACATGAAATTGAGGAGTATTGTGCAGAG GCATTTCCTGCACCAGCTGATAGAGAAAAAGTCAAGTCATGCTTGTCTGAGCTAGCAGAAACAAACAATGCCTTCAAACAAGTACTAAATGCAGGCCTGGAGCAGTTAGCTAGCAGCATAACACCCCGTCTCCGACCAATTTTGGATACTGCTGCCACAATAAGCTACGAGTTATCTGAAATGCAGTATGCCGAAAATGAAATTAATGATCCATGGGTACAAAAAATACTGCATGCTGTAGAGCTAAATGTTACTTGGCTGCAAACAGCCATGACAACAAATAATTATGATTCTCTTGTGCATCTGATCATTGACTTTATTGTTAAAAGATTGGAGGTGATAATGACTCAGAAGAGATTCAATCAGTTGGGTGGCTTACAGCTTGATCGAGATGCACGAACTCTGGTGGGTCActtctctagtatgacacaaagaaCTGTTAGGGATAAGTTTGCACGACTTACACAAATGGCAACTATCTTGAACCTAGAAAAGGTCTCAGAGATTTTGGATTACTGGGGAGAGAACTCTGGGCCCATGACATGGAGATTAACACCTGCGGAAGTTCGAAGAATTTTGAGCTTAAGGGTGGATTTCAAACCTGAAGCAATTGCTGCTCTGAAATTGTAA
- the LOC131074291 gene encoding conserved oligomeric Golgi complex subunit 4 isoform X1 — MGMAYAGLDNEQEKGGAMLIDFGAPDTVEQIKNLTDVSAMKRFLHECIAYQRNIDAELETLLSQRHELEKKLSGLQKSSEVLEIVKSDSDQMLLSVCSTCDLADHVSGKVRELDLAQSRVQSTLTRIDDIVERGNCIDGAKQALESEDYEGAAKYVETFMKLDDKYGDSNVMGSGGRETATEQTNQLLESKQKLESIVKKKISSAIEERDHPSILRFIKLFPALGLEEEGLQLYVSYLRKDVALRSRLEFEGLMEMAEQSMGQAGAQTQADFVGCLTNLFKDIVLAIEGNDEILRSLCGEDGIVHAIWELQEECNSRGSVILKKYMDYRKLARLASEINSQNNSLISVVGAQEGPDPREIEMYLEEILSLTQLSEDYTQFMMTKLREVGSVDAQLSPRATNTFRSGAFSRAAKELTGYYIILEEFFMVENVRKAIKIDEFIPDGLTTSMVDDVFYVLQSCCRRATSTSSVQSVLAVFNGAINVLNNEFTEALQRKTREPNLGSKLFLGGVGVSKIGTEIATALNNLDVSSEYVLKLRHEIEEYCAELLYPSQAFPAPADREKVKSCLSELAETNNAFKQVLNAGLEQLASSITPRLRPILDTAATISYELSEMQYAENEINDPWVQKILHAVELNVTWLQTAMTTNNYDSLVHLIIDFIVKRLEVIMTQKRFNQLGGLQLDRDARTLVGHFSSMTQRTVRDKFARLTQMATILNLEKVSEILDYWGENSGPMTWRLTPAEVRRILSLRVDFKPEAIAALKL; from the exons ATGGGGATGGCATATGCAGGATTAGATAATGAGCAGGAAAAAGGAGGGGCTATGTTAATTGACTTTGGAGCACCAGACACAGTAGAGCAAATCAAAAACCTCACAGATGTGAGTGCTATGAAACGTTTCCTACATGAATGCATTGCATATCAAAGGAACATTGATGCAGAGTTGGAAACTCTACTATCACAACGCCATGAGCTGGAGAAGAAGCTAAGTGGTCTACAGAAATCTTCTGAGGTACTGGAGATTGTGAAGTCTGATTCAGACCAAATGCTACTAAGCGTATGTTCTACTTGTGATCTTGCTGATCATGTCAGTGGCAAGGTGAGAGAGCTAGATCTTGCACAATCACGAGTTCAGTCCACTTTAACAAGAATTGATGACATTGTGGAAAGGGGAAATTGTATTGACGGTGCTAAACAGGCACTTGAATCTGAGGATTACGAGGGTGCTGCCAAATATGTGGAGACATTCATGAAACTTGATGACAAGTATGGTGATTCTAATGTCATGGGTTCAGGAGGCAGGGAGACTGCAACAGAGCAGACTAACCAGCTTCTGGAGTCTAAGCAAAAACTGGAGAGTATAGTCAAGAAAAAAATCTCCTCTGCCATTGAAGAGAGGGATCACCCTTCCATTCTGAGATTTATCAAGCTCTTCCCTGCTTTGGGTCTCGAGGAAGAAGGGTTGCAGTTGTATGTTTCATACCTAAGAAAAGATGTTGCTTTAAGGTCCAGATTAGAGTTTGAAGGTTTAATGGAAATGGCAGAGCAGTCCATGGGGCAAGCAGGGGCGCAGACCCAGGCTGACTTTGTTGGCTGTTTGACAAATCTTTTCAAGGATATTGTGTTGGCAATTGAAGGGAATGATGAGATTTTGAGGAGTCTTTGTGGTGAAGATGGAATTGTACATGCAATCTGGGAACTGCAGGAAGAATGTAATTCAAGAGGTTCTGTAATTTTGAAGAAGTACATGGATTATAGAAAACTAGCAAGGTTAGCATCAGAGATCAATTCACAGAATAACAGTTTGATATCAGTAGTAGGAGCACAAGAAGGGCCGGATCCCAGAGAGATTGAAATGTACCTGGAGGAAATACTTTCATTAACTCAGTTAAGTGAAGACTATACTCAATTTATGATGACCAAGTTGAGGGAAGTTGGATCTGTTGATGCCCAGCTGAGTCCTCGAGCTACCAACACATTTAGAAGTGGGGCATTCAGTCGAGCTGCAAAGGAATTGACAGGGTATTATATTATCCTTGAGGAGTTTTTCATGGTAGAGAACGTGAGGAAGGCTATCAAGATTGATGAGTTTATTCCTGACGGCCTCACCACTTCAATGGTGGATGATGTATTTTATGTTCTGCAGAGTTGTTGCAGAAGGGCTACATCTACTTCTAGTGTTCAGTCTGTACTTGCAGTTTTTAATGGAGCTATTAATGTGCTGAATAACGAGTTCACAGAGGCTTTACAGAGGAAGACAAGAGAACCAAACCTCGGTAGCAAACTGTTTTTAGGGGGTGTAGGGGTATCCAAAATAGGCACAGAAATTGCAACTGCTTTAAATAATCTGGATGTTAGCAGTGAGTATGTTCTGAAGCTCAGACATGAAATTGAGGAGTATTGTGCAGAG TTATTATATCCATCGCAGGCATTTCCTGCACCAGCTGATAGAGAAAAAGTCAAGTCATGCTTGTCTGAGCTAGCAGAAACAAACAATGCCTTCAAACAAGTACTAAATGCAGGCCTGGAGCAGTTAGCTAGCAGCATAACACCCCGTCTCCGACCAATTTTGGATACTGCTGCCACAATAAGCTACGAGTTATCTGAAATGCAGTATGCCGAAAATGAAATTAATGATCCATGGGTACAAAAAATACTGCATGCTGTAGAGCTAAATGTTACTTGGCTGCAAACAGCCATGACAACAAATAATTATGATTCTCTTGTGCATCTGATCATTGACTTTATTGTTAAAAGATTGGAGGTGATAATGACTCAGAAGAGATTCAATCAGTTGGGTGGCTTACAGCTTGATCGAGATGCACGAACTCTGGTGGGTCActtctctagtatgacacaaagaaCTGTTAGGGATAAGTTTGCACGACTTACACAAATGGCAACTATCTTGAACCTAGAAAAGGTCTCAGAGATTTTGGATTACTGGGGAGAGAACTCTGGGCCCATGACATGGAGATTAACACCTGCGGAAGTTCGAAGAATTTTGAGCTTAAGGGTGGATTTCAAACCTGAAGCAATTGCTGCTCTGAAATTGTAA